In Phoenix dactylifera cultivar Barhee BC4 unplaced genomic scaffold, palm_55x_up_171113_PBpolish2nd_filt_p 001672F, whole genome shotgun sequence, the DNA window TTCGAAATTTTCTCCAATTCTCGCCTTGTATTATTGATCTTGGGATCGTATTTTGTGATCTAATTGCTTAAGGTGGGTTGGATGGTGGGGGGAGGAGATGAAGTTCTGCAAGAGGTATGAGGAGTACATGCAGgggaggagggagaaggagcTCCCCGGGGTCGGATTGAAGAAGCTCAAGAAGATCTTGAAGCGGTGCCCGAGGGATTTGCAATTCCAGAACCAGaacggagaggaggaaggagaaggcCTGCACGGGGGCAACAGATGCCCTGATCATTGCCCAGGTATTTGATCACCTTTCGAATGAAAAAGGCGTGATGCTTGCTTTGATTTTGGTTTAGTTTTGTTCGGTTTCCTTTggatgaattaaaaaaaaaggtttttttgTTTCTGGTTTTGAATACTGGAATGGGTGCGATCGATGTTCGAATGGAATTTAATGTTAAAGACAAAGGCGCAATTCTTAATTTTGCCTCGTGGATTCTCTTTATCTGATCTACGTTGGGTTCTATTTTGGGTTTTTAGATTTTTGTTTTGCCAGTAATGCAGGTCTTTGGTTGTCTTGAATgaaaagaagtttttttttttaatttacaaGACAATTTGTGGTTATTGTTTTAAGATGGTAATATTAGGAGGGAAGCTGTGTCCGTGGGGAATTCATATTttcaatctctctttttttatttttggtgaaAATATCCTTCCATCTCTTCGAAACCTATTTTTATGTATAATTTTTTGGTTGAtgattttgtattttttatataatttttattggatTTGGTTTTcggattatttatttattttggttgGTTTTGTTAATATTGAGTGATATATCCATGATTCTGTTTCATCGATTATTATGATGAGATGGTGGAATTTGAAGAGAAGCTTGAATGCATGGAAATGGATATTTTGATTTTTACATATTCCACGAAATTGAAATCAATATATTTCAGTAATATTCCCTTTGAATGTTGTTCTTTATCAGCAATACTTTGGTCCTAATATTTTAGTTTTGTTTCTTTTGGGTCATAGTCATAGATCAGTTTCATGGCATGGTTATTAGCAATCTTGAAGTCATAGGAAGCACCTTAAACTACTATAAATAATGTTTCTTGTTTTTCCCTCCTCTCAGTGCATGGTAATAAGAAAAGCTTTTAAATCTGATGACTCGTGCTTGGGAAAGCAAAGGTGTTTTTGTTGACTATGCTTCTGTTTCTCTTATTATCTTGTTTGgtagattttgattttttttatgttgaaGAGATTATGAGAAGCAAAGGAGAGAAAATTGCCAATTAATGGCTGTTTCTGATTGGTCTTCCTTTCTTTGCTTGTTATAACATATCGGGTTTGTTCTTTTGTTTTCCCTTTCCCTTGTTCAATAATGAGTCACTCTGATGGTTCTGAAAATGCAAGTGAATAGTAGAACTGACTATGTAAGGTCTATTATTTCATCGAGATAGAAGAACACCCAATtatctttcttttattctttatcTTTTGTTATATCTTGGAAGAAGCTGATAGTTTCTCCTTACACATCAATTGTGATATACAATCAGATGTTTTATGCTTTTTTTGATACTGCTGGGGCCTTGAGATTGCTACAATTGTCATGCTTGATGGCAAGTTCTAACATCTCTAAGCTTTATGCTATTCCTAAACTTTATAATTTGGATGAATTTACCATTTGTTATCCTCTATCTGCTTGTAAGTTCCCCAACTAATATTTTTTTGGCCAACAAATTATTTGCAGACGATTCTCTTATTTTTAGGAATAATATGTTTTGGCCCATAAACTAGTCTTCTTGTCAGTCTGTATGGGTGTTCTACCAACTGAAATTACATCTCCTGTAGTCTTATAATTCTTGTACACAATCTATAGGAAAAGGGAGTTATTTGGTTCATTTTAGCACCCTATATAATCTCATGGGATAATAATGCCTTTATTTAGTTTAAATTGACTTGTTTCTTCTATTCACATGTAGTGTGTTATGgcactttcttctcctcccttctcgaGGAGATGTCAGCTGTTGTTGGCTGCTTCAATGAACGAGCTCAGAAGTTGCTTGAATTTCATTTAGCTTCAGGATTTCGAAAGTACTTTATGTGGTTTGGGAGCAAGTCTCACCGAAATCATGGAGCTCTGATACAAGAAGGAAAAGACCTGGTCACATATGCTATTATAAACTCCATCGCAATGAGAAAGATTTTAAAGAAATACGACAAGGTATGCCTCTTGATCTCAGGTAACTTGTTTTAGTGGAAATACATGGTGgtcaatttctttttttcttcctttcataGAAAATTGATTCCATTCCACaacctcaaatttgaaaaggttATCAGTATATGATATCACTTCTAGTTTAACGCCAATATTTGCTTAATATGGACCATTCATATACAGATTCATTACTCTATTTGCTTAATACGGACCATTCATATACAGATTCATTACTCAAAGCAAGGGCAGGCATTCAGATCGCAGGCCCAGAGAATGCATATTGAGATCCTGCAGTCTCCATGGCTCTGTGAGCTAATGGCCTTCTACATCAACTTGAGGGAAAGCAAGGCCAACAATAGGGCTGTCATGGGGCTATTTGAAGACTGCTCGCTCACATTCGATGATGACAAGCCGACGCTCTCTTGTGGCCTGTTTGATTCTATGAAGGTTGACATTGATTTGACATGTTCGATATGTTTGGTGAGTCTGTGATTCTGCTCCATGGATTTTGTTGCCTCATTACTACTTTCAAACATTTAGATAATCTATATTTGAGACAGAAATCTCTTGTTTTGAGTTCTGAGAGTTATGCAGCCCGGTCTAAGTCATGGCTCTCCTTACCAATTTTAGGACTAACAGCAGGAAACAATAGTTACACTATGCCTGCATTTTTTATCAACTGTGCGGTATTTTTGATTAAGGCTGCAATCTTGTCCTTATTCATGGTACTAAAGTAATTATAACTTGCTATTTGGTATGTATCCTTCTTTAGTGATGCAATGTTACTCTGCTTAGTATATGTTCTTGAGACATGGATAACTAGAAAATTTATTTGCTGCCCAAGTTGGTTTCTGTGTTGGTTTCTTTATCATTAAAAGACACCTACATGTTTGCAGTCCAATTTCCTCTTATTAAAGTTTATATTGGCATTCTACAGGACACTGTATTTGATCCTGTTTCTCTCAGCTGTGGCCATATATTCTGCTACATGTGTTGTTGTTCTGCTGGATCTGCAACAATAGTTGATGGGCTAAAGTCAGTGGATCCTAAAGCAAAATGTCCTTTATGTCGGCTGGTACATTTCTTGCTTAATTTCTTCTATGTTTGAATATGTGCAATGTCTCGTTATATCTGCCTACGGTGTTGTATTAgagtggaatctttcttaaatcATTTAGAAAATATACAAAAATATCTACATGATGTGCTGCTATTTTCTTCATTCGTAATTTCAGGCAGGAGTATATGCAGGTGCTGTACACTTAGATGAGCTAAACATCTTGTTAAGCCGGAGGTATACTTTTATTAAAATTCTTTGAGTCTGATTTGCTTTAATTCCAAAGAATATTTTCTCACTGCATGCCCTCAAACAGCTGCCCTGATTACTGGGAGGAGCGACTTCAGGCTGAAAGAGTTGAGCGTGTTCGCCAGACCAAAGAGCACTGGCAATCCCAGTGCCGAGCATTCATGGGTATCTGAAAGTAGGTCGGCTTATTATTTTTGGCGTTGCATGAACTGCCCCTTTGCTGGTTTAACTATCACTTCCTATTGCCACCTGTAAATAAATGAGCAACTATGGCTAGTTGGATTATACCTTTATAGCCTTCTGCTAGTTTTAAACTTGGTCTGCTCAGGTTTCATGAAGCATGAAAACCGATTCAAGCCATCTTGTTGTAATAAATGGTTTCTCTACTAAATGGTTGTGTGGTTACATTGAGAAGGGATGATGTGATTGATGATTCTAGAATGTTTTATTCCTCAAATCTAGAATTATGAGCTTCCTCATGTGTTAGGTGCTGGAAGATTCATCTAGAACACATTTTAGACCCTCTCTTTTTAGCGCACAAGGTCTTGTCCAATTCATGTCAAAATACATATATGCTGGGGATGTAAACAAACTCATCACCCATCAATATCTTCTCGTGACAGCTATAGTACAGCAAAATTCAATTTGATATTTTAAACACCCCTTTCTCTATGGTTGGTGTGCATGCAAATCAGCTTATCAAGCTATTCTTACAGAGAATCAGCAGATGCAGAACTATAAGATTGATGTATATAAAGCTTTATTATTTTAGACATATTAAAATACTGACCATGCTTTGCACCCACTCTTGCAAATATATTTTGTATAGCACGAGTGTGATGGCAATTATGACAATCTATTCTTGTAACTTCAAGGTGAATTTGGATTTTGCAATCCCAAACTGAATACTGCAGCAATCAAATTGGGAGTTTTGGGTTGTTTATGCTGACTTTGGTTTGCACCATACTAATAAAACTCATGCTGCAATATCTTGTTTCTTATTGGCAATTGTTAAAAATGATCTATAGAATGATTGCGATCCGCTGGccatgattaattagatttaacTGTGCAATGGCTTGGTTTAGTGACTGTGATGCTCTAATTGCAATGCCTTTGCTTGAATGGCCTGACACTGGTACATGATGCACTTGGTGACTC includes these proteins:
- the LOC120103648 gene encoding probable E3 ubiquitin-protein ligase BAH1-like 1 isoform X1 produces the protein MKFCKRYEEYMQGRREKELPGVGLKKLKKILKRCPRDLQFQNQNGEEEGEGLHGGNRCPDHCPVCYGTFFSSLLEEMSAVVGCFNERAQKLLEFHLASGFRKYFMWFGSKSHRNHGALIQEGKDLVTYAIINSIAMRKILKKYDKIHYSICLIRTIHIQIHYSKQGQAFRSQAQRMHIEILQSPWLCELMAFYINLRESKANNRAVMGLFEDCSLTFDDDKPTLSCGLFDSMKVDIDLTCSICLDTVFDPVSLSCGHIFCYMCCCSAGSATIVDGLKSVDPKAKCPLCRLAGVYAGAVHLDELNILLSRSCPDYWEERLQAERVERVRQTKEHWQSQCRAFMGI
- the LOC120103648 gene encoding probable E3 ubiquitin-protein ligase BAH1-like 1 isoform X2, which codes for MKFCKRYEEYMQGRREKELPGVGLKKLKKILKRCPRDLQFQNQNGEEEGEGLHGGNRCPDHCPVCYGTFFSSLLEEMSAVVGCFNERAQKLLEFHLASGFRKYFMWFGSKSHRNHGALIQEGKDLVTYAIINSIAMRKILKKYDKIHYSKQGQAFRSQAQRMHIEILQSPWLCELMAFYINLRESKANNRAVMGLFEDCSLTFDDDKPTLSCGLFDSMKVDIDLTCSICLDTVFDPVSLSCGHIFCYMCCCSAGSATIVDGLKSVDPKAKCPLCRLAGVYAGAVHLDELNILLSRSCPDYWEERLQAERVERVRQTKEHWQSQCRAFMGI